From one Caloenas nicobarica isolate bCalNic1 chromosome 39, bCalNic1.hap1, whole genome shotgun sequence genomic stretch:
- the RPS9 gene encoding LOW QUALITY PROTEIN: small ribosomal subunit protein uS4 (The sequence of the model RefSeq protein was modified relative to this genomic sequence to represent the inferred CDS: inserted 4 bases in 3 codons): protein MPVARSWVCRKTYVTPRRPFEKSRLDQELKLIGEYGLRNKREVWRVKFTLAKIRKAARELLTLDEKDPRRLFEGNALLRRLVRVGVLDEGXMKLDYILGLKVEDFLERRLQTQVFKLGLAKSIHHARVLIRQRHIRVRKQVVNITSFIVRLDSQKHIDFLLRXPYGGGRPGRVKRKNAKKGQXGGRGGEDEEED, encoded by the exons ATGCCGGTGGCGCGGAGTTGGGTTTGCCGCAAAACTTATGTCACCCCCCGACGTCCCTTCGAGAAATCGCGCCTGGACCAGGAGCTCAAGCTCATCG gggaGTACGGGCTGCGCAACAAGCGTGAGGTCTGGAGGGTCAAGTTCACGCTGGCCAAGATCCGCAAGGCAGCGCGGGAGCTGCTGACGCTGGACGAGAAGGACCCGCGGAGGCTCTTCgagg GAAACGCCCTCCTGCGCCGCCTGGTCCGCGTGGGGGTCCTGGACGAGG AGATGAAGCTGGATTACATTTTGGGGCTGAAAGTGGAGGATTTCCTGGAGCGGCGCCTGCAGACCCAAGTGTTCAAGCTGGGCCTGGCCAAGTCCATCCATCACGCCCGCGTCCTCATCCGCCAACGCCACATCCG GGTTCGGAAGCAGGTGGTGAACATCACATCGTTCATTGTGCGCCTGGATTCGCAGAAGCACATCGACTTTCTCCTGC TCCCGTACGGGGGGGGGCGCCCGGGCCGCGTCAAGAGGAAAAACGCCAAGAAAGGGca ggggggccgggggggcgaggacgaggaggaggattga